One genomic window of Fusarium verticillioides 7600 chromosome 2, whole genome shotgun sequence includes the following:
- a CDS encoding hypothetical protein (At least one base has a quality score < 10): MVKPLTFKGDKKVKKRKRTDPEKSQRDGVDDEAGQLQKTGEEAENDDSWVSAEAATDVVGPIMIVLPTDEPSALACDTTGKVFTIPIENIVDGNPSTAEPHDVRQVWVANRVAGTESFRFKGHHGRSASSQQPPEAVSPLESFNVIPTGDTPGTFQLQTLRDTFLTIKAPSKASSKAVDVRGDADDISFDTTFRIRMQARFKPKLRASKEEKALAKISRRELEEAAGRRLDEDEVRRLKRARREGDYHEALLEIKVKSKHDKFS, from the exons ATGGTCAAGCCATTGACATTTAAAGGcgacaagaaggtcaagaagcgcaagcgaACAGACCCCGAGAAATCCCAACGCGATGGCGTAGACGACGAAGCTGGGCAGTTGCAGAAGACGGGCGAAGAGGCAGAGAATGACGACAGTTGGGTTTCTGCTGAGGCAGCGACTGATGTTGTTGGGCCGATCATGATTGTTCTACCGACGGATGAACCTTCGGCGTTGGCGTGTGATACGACGGGAAAGGTGTTTACGATTCCGATTGAGAATATCGTTGATGGGAATCCTTCCACGGCGGAACCGCATGATGTGCGTCAAGTCTGGGTTGCGAATCGCGTTGCTGGAACAGAGAGCTTTCGCTTCAAGGGCCATCACGGAAG ATCGGCCTCCTCTCAGCAACCTCCCGAAGCCGTATCCCCCCTCGAATCCTTCAACGTGATCCCCACCGGCGACACACCCGGAACTTTCCAACTGCAAACCCTGCGCGACACATTCCTCACCATAAAAGCACCCAGCAAAGCCTCTTCCAAAGCCGTAGACGTGCGCGGCGACGCAGACGACATCTCGTTCGACACGACGTTCAGGATAAGAATGCAGGCGCGgttcaagcccaagctgcGCGCgtcgaaggaggagaaggcgtTGGCGAAGATTAGTCGGAGGGAgttggaggaggcggcgggGAGGAGgttggatgaggatgaggttaggaggttgaagagggcgaggagggAGGGCGATTATCATGAGGCGTTGTTGGAGATCAAAgtgaagagcaagcatgATAAGTTTAGTTGA
- a CDS encoding hypothetical protein (At least one base has a quality score < 10): MYTLNCADGLSLGRDVYALDIYRTSVGLASISSDQFLSVLDPTRLSAGPQRRLPTQHGNLTTLQVFDSNASIVCTAGENGTVGVWDLRQGANVVQFQASQAPILSMACSLDTQTIAVGTELQNHTASIHLWDVRSTPSSKAHYQEVHSDDVTDLSFNPSNPALLLSGSTDGLVNVYDTRVADEDDLTVQTCNVDASIHRAAWLSATEVAALSHDERCALYDVSEEHANGDAVQDFGDMRSVLGCQYVADITPKMDGSGAILGVGAQDKQGFELVFLAKNPNGEGWALDRENSVGLPGAHGEEIVRSFCFFDEAHVVYTAGEDGNVKAWRPN; the protein is encoded by the exons ATGTACACACTCAACTGCGCCGACGGCCTCTCCCTCGGCAGAGATGTATACGCCCTCGACATATACAGGACATCCGTTGGTCTCGCTTCTATCTCATCAGACCAGTTTCTCTCTGTTCTCGACCCGACTCGTCTCTCTGCAGGTCCTCAGCGTCGTCTGCCCACTCAGCACGGCAACTTGACCACATTGCAAGTGTTTGATAGCAATGCTTCGATTGTGTGTACTGCTGGTGAGAACGGAACTGTTGGTGTGTGGGATTTGAGACAGGGTGCGAATGTTGTGCAGTTTCAAG CAAGCCAAGCTCCTATTCTATCTATGGCTTGTAGTCTTGACACACAGACTATTGCCGTAGGAACAGAACTCCAAAACCAcacagcatccatccatctctg GGACGTCcgctcaacaccatcatccaAAGCACACTACCAAGAAGTCCACAGTGACGACGTAACAGACCTATCCTTCAACCCCTCCAACccagctcttctcctctccgGCTCAACAGACGGTCTCGTCAACGTGTACGACACCCGGGTTGCAGATGAGGACGATCTCACAGTACAGACCTGCAACGTCGACGCTTCTATTCACCGCGCCGCATGGCTTTCAGCGACAGAAGTAGCTGCTCTCTCCCACGATGAGCGCTGTGCTCTCTACGATGTCAGCGAGGAGCACGCAAACGGCGATGCCGTACAGGACTTTGGCGATATGAGATCTGTTCTGGGATGTCAGTACGTCGCTGATATTACGCCCAAGATGGATGGTAGCGGAGCTATTCTCGGTGTTGGAGCTCAAGA TAAACAAGgatttgagcttgtcttCCTTGCTAAGAACCCCAATGGCGAGGGATGGGCGCTGGATCGGGAGAACAGTGTTGGCTTGCCTGGTGCTCATGGGGAGGAGATTGTGAGGtctttctgtttctttgacGAGGCCCATGTGGTGTATActgctggtgaagatgggaaTGTGAAGGCTTGGAGACCCAACTAA